The genomic interval CAGGAATGGTTAAACGATTAATTCTCCTGGCGCTTTTATCATCCTGCAGCCTGGGTAAATCAGGGATGTTCCCTTCAACCGGCACTGTTAATGAGTTGCTGATCATAACCAATGATAAAGGCCAGTGGGAAGGGCCTTTAGGAGATACGATCCGGGCTTTCTTCGGGGCTGAACAGGTTGGGCTTTCCCAGCCGGAACCTGTTTTCGACATGCTTAACATTGCCGATGAAAATTTAAATGACATATTTAAAAAATTCCATAATATTTTCATCGCAGATATAAACCCGCAGGCAACCCAAACGACATCGGAAATGAAACAAAATCTTTGGGCCGGGCCGCAAAGAGTAATCAAGATAACAGCACCGGACCTGCAATCCTTTTATAAAGAATTCGACCTGAAGAAAGAGACCTTTATCAAGCTATTTATTGAACTGGAGCGGCTAAGGACCCTTTCTATCAACAATATGGCAATGGATATCAAGCTTTCCGATATCGTGGCGAAAAAATTCGGCATCAAACTTCCTCTGCCGGAAGGATTCTATCTTGCAAAAGAAACAAAAGATTTTCTCTGGCTCAGGCATAAAGTTACTAAAGTCAAACA from Bacteroidales bacterium carries:
- a CDS encoding DUF4837 family protein, which translates into the protein MVKRLILLALLSSCSLGKSGMFPSTGTVNELLIITNDKGQWEGPLGDTIRAFFGAEQVGLSQPEPVFDMLNIADENLNDIFKKFHNIFIADINPQATQTTSEMKQNLWAGPQRVIKITAPDLQSFYKEFDLKKETFIKLFIELERLRTLSINNMAMDIKLSDIVAKKFGIKLPLPEGFYLAKETKDFLWLRHKVTKVKQALELGIMIYTMDYHDTIVFNPRHIIRWRNTITLEYIPGPSPTSFMKVAEENVPPVFDTITDFPGGYAVETRGLWEVENDFMGGPFINYTFIDTANNKVITLDGYVYNPNDVKKYYLRELESIFFAVKFISRQ